The genomic DNA GATAATTCTTTTGTTGCTTGAACAGCAAAAACCTTACTGTTTTGGTTTCCGAAGAAATGAATCATTCTATTATAGTTTGTGTGTTGTTTTTAAACCACAAATTTAAGTTTTTTTAATCTAATAATAACATATAAAATCAAGCTATAATTTTATAGTTATTCACGTGGTTATTAACCAAAAAAAAGCGACTCAATAAAGAATCGCTTTTTTAAAATTATAGGTTTGTAAAATATTAACTTTTAATTAATTTTTTAGTTATGCTTCCATTAGGTGTATGAAGTTTTAAAAGATAAACACCTTTGTTTAATGTTGAAACACTAACTTGATTGTTTGTTTGAGTAACATTTCCATTTAAAATTTTCTTTCCTAAAATATCATAAATTTCAAAACGTGTGTTTTGTTTTACTTCAATAGTTAAAAGATTTCCTTTAATAGGATTTGGATATATTTTAAATTCTGTATGCCTTACTTCATCTACACTTAAAGTAGAATAGCAAGTCCAAGATAAATCGTCAATTCTTACTCTATTTGAATCAAGACTCTCTATTGTAACGATTACATTATTTTCAATATTAATATTTGAAATTGTTGTTGTAATAGCTGATCCACTATTATCATTATAAGGTATAGTACCAACAGATGTGCCATTAACAAGTAAATTCATGTTTCCTGCAGAATCTGCGCCAAAAGTTGCTTGTGCAGTAACTGTTAAATTGCCAATACCACCATTAATATTTGGAGAGGTTAATGTACCATTTCTAACTGTAATTGCTCTACCATTTAAAGTTTGGTCTGTTCTTGCATCTGTAGCAGTCCATTGTCCTGCAGAAGTAGTCCAAGTTCTAGTATCGTAAGAGCCACTATTAGATGGGATAGTTTCAAAATCTTCGTTAACACAGTCTGAACCGGCAGGAGTTCCTGCTAAAGTTGTTTCGCTAGAAGAAGCACTTTGTGCAGAGGCATTTCCAGAATCATCATTTGCTAAAATTGTAAATGTATAGCTTGTTTCTGGCGACAAACCTGTAACCGTAAAAGTAGTTGCATTAGAGTTTGTAGAAACATAGAATACTCCATCTACATATACGTCATAACTTGTAACTGCTACATTATCTGTAGAAGCTGTCCAGCTTAAATCTACAGAGCTAGATGTTGGATTAGAAGCTGTTAGATTTGTTGGTGTTGTTGGTGCTTGAGTATCTGGATTAGGATTCCAAATTAAATTAGCATATTCTGGATGATCTACAAATGGATTTGCATTTCCTTGAAAGTTATAAGCTGCATTATTTCTATCAATTTCTTTTTGACTAACAGGATCAACATTATAATGCCAATCTAATAACAAGTCTATTGCCCAATCTTGAAAAACTTGGTCGTTTGTTCCATTAAACATATCAAAACTAGTATAGTTATCAACGTTATTCTCGTATCTAGTTGCAAAATATAGTAAAGCTCTTGCTATATCTCCTTTAAATTCATCAATTGGCTCAAACACAGTTCCTGAATATCCAGAAACTAAGCTACTACCTTTTTTAGAGCCGTTTGTATAACTAGTTCCTCCAGAAGCGGCTATTCCAAAAGGAAAACTACCACGTCCACCATTTACATAACCATCTGTAGGATAAACATGATGAACATCGTTTTTCATAGGAGAAGCTTCTCCAAAACTAGATTGAGGTACAAGGTGTTCTCTATTATAACAGTCACCTTCACTGTTATAATTTCCACATTGGTCTGATGAGTATGTAAAATTTAGATATGTAGGTTCTGGGTTGTCTGGATCTTCAGAATAAATATCTAAAATAAAACCATCATTGTCATATTGATTTGTGTTATCAATATCAGTTGTTTGGTAAGCAGTCCATAAACCACCATAACCTTGGTCACTATGCCCAGAAGTTATTATGTTTTTTAATTCTGTTTTTAAAGCATATCCATCTAAACCATTTGCACTATCATAATAGTTTGCAGGAATTTGTGCAAACCCTATAAAAGTTACTAGTAAAAAAGATAGTGATAAGTAAATGTGTTTCATAAAAAAAAATAAATTAATTTGAGGTTTTTCTTTCTAATAAAGCCATGTAGAATCCGTCGAACCCAGATTCGTGAGACAGTATTTTTTTCTCTTTAACAAAGGTAAAGTCTTTTCCTGATTCTGATGTTAAAAAATGTTTAACTTGCTCTTGGTTTTCTGATGGTAATATAGAACACGTTGCATAAACTAATTTTCCTCCTGGTTTTACCATTCTAGAATAGCTGCTTAAAATCTCACGTTGTGTATTTTTAATACGGTCTAAAAATGAGGCTTCAAGTTTCCATTTAGCATCTGGGTTTCTACGTAAAACGCCTAAGCCAGAGCATGGTGCATCTATAAGTACACGATCTGCTTTGTCGTATAATTTTTTAATTGGCTTTGTAGAATCAATAGTTCTCATTTCTATGTTATGAGCACCAGCACGTTTAGCACGACGTTTTAGTTCTCTTAATTTATTTTCATAAATATCCATAGCAATTACTTGCCCTTTATTTTCCATTAAAGCTGCAATGTGTAATGTTTTACCACCAGCACCTGCGCAAGTATCTACAACTTTCATTCCGCTTTTCACGTCTAAAAACTCTGCAACTAGTTGAGATGAAGCGTCTTGTACTTCAAACCATCCTTTTTTAAAGGCATCTGTTGTAAAAACATTAGCTCTTTCTTTTAGTTTTAATGCATCTGGGTAGCCTTTAATTTCTTCAGTATCAAAATCTAAATCAAATAATTCTGATTTTAATTTTTCTTTTGTAGTTTTAAGAGTGTTTGTTCTTAAAATAACATCAGCTTGTTCGTTAAGTGCAGCGGCTTCTTTATTCCATAAGTTTTCACCTAATTCTTTTGCAGCTAATTCATCTATCCAATCTGGAAAAGATTCTTTAATTTTTCTAATTTTTGATAACTCATCAAAACGACCTTTAATTTTTCTAGTAGGTGTGTTTTCAAAGTATTTCCAGTCTGGTAATTTTATACCTTTTAAAGTTGCCCAAACAGCAAATAAACGCCAAATGTCATCTCTTGAAAAAGGTTCTTTTACGTTTGCAATTTCAGCATATAATCGTTTCCATCGTACAATGTCGTAAGTTGTTTCGGCAACAAAACCTCTATCTCGGCTTCCCCAACGTTTATCGCGTTTAAGTAATTGCTGTACTACTTTATCTGCATAATTACCTTCGTTAAAGATTAGTAATAATCCATCAACTGTGGCAAAGCATAAATTTCTATGTAATCTCATTTTATGTATTTAATTGAATTATAAATCAACTTATTATGACCCATAATTCGGCGTGCAAAGGTACGGTTTTATATAGAATAATTTGGTATAAATAGGATGAGTTATTCATTTGTTAACAGTAAAATGTTATCTTTTTAAAATTATTTCAAAATAAACGCAAGTTTTTAATATAATTGGCATCTAAATTATATTAGAATAAAATTTAGAATTTTTTGTCGGAAACCGAATTTATAGAAGAACTTAGGAGCAAAAGCGAAAAGGCTTACAGTAGATTACTAGATGATTTTCAACAGAAAGTCTATGCTACATGTATTTCTTTTGTGCCAAATACCGAGGATGCCGAAGATATTGCACAAGACGTTTTTGTTGAAGTGTTTAATGCTATACATAAATTTAAAGGACAGTCTAAACTATCAACCTGGATTTATAAAATTACAACAAATAAATGTTTGGAATTTATACGTAAAAAAAATACTAAAAAACGTTTTGCTTTTCTACAGTCTATAACAGGAAATGTTATTCCTATGGATATGACAAATTATTTTACAGAGATGAATCATCCTGGTGTATTACTAGAAAATAAAGAAACAAGTAAAACGCTTTTTTATGCAATAAATCAATTACCAGAAGCACAACGCACTGTTTTTACGTTGCATAAAATAGATGGTAAAAGTTATAATGAAATAAGTGAAATTATAGATAAAAGTTTATCATCTGTAGAATCTTTAATGTTTAGATCTAAAAAAAATCTACAGAAAATATTAGAGAACTTTTATAAGAATAATATTTAGCGCAAGTTTTGTTGAGAATTTGCATCTAAAATAATACAAATGAAAATAAATATGAACATAGACGAAAAGGTATCAAAGACTTTAGAAGCCTTTGACACAATGGACACTGTAAAAACACCTCCTTTTTTTAAGGATAAAACCATGCAGCTTTTATTTACAGAGAAAGAAGAAAAAGTGGCAGCATCTTTTTGGAGTTGGTTTACACCACAATTACAACTGGCTACTTTAGTATGTGTGGTATTGGTTAATTTTTATGCCATCAAAGAAATAAATAATTCTGAATATGAATCGTCAATTTCAACTTTTGCGTCAG from Lacinutrix sp. 5H-3-7-4 includes the following:
- a CDS encoding endonuclease is translated as MKHIYLSLSFLLVTFIGFAQIPANYYDSANGLDGYALKTELKNIITSGHSDQGYGGLWTAYQTTDIDNTNQYDNDGFILDIYSEDPDNPEPTYLNFTYSSDQCGNYNSEGDCYNREHLVPQSSFGEASPMKNDVHHVYPTDGYVNGGRGSFPFGIAASGGTSYTNGSKKGSSLVSGYSGTVFEPIDEFKGDIARALLYFATRYENNVDNYTSFDMFNGTNDQVFQDWAIDLLLDWHYNVDPVSQKEIDRNNAAYNFQGNANPFVDHPEYANLIWNPNPDTQAPTTPTNLTASNPTSSSVDLSWTASTDNVAVTSYDVYVDGVFYVSTNSNATTFTVTGLSPETSYTFTILANDDSGNASAQSASSSETTLAGTPAGSDCVNEDFETIPSNSGSYDTRTWTTSAGQWTATDARTDQTLNGRAITVRNGTLTSPNINGGIGNLTVTAQATFGADSAGNMNLLVNGTSVGTIPYNDNSGSAITTTISNINIENNVIVTIESLDSNRVRIDDLSWTCYSTLSVDEVRHTEFKIYPNPIKGNLLTIEVKQNTRFEIYDILGKKILNGNVTQTNNQVSVSTLNKGVYLLKLHTPNGSITKKLIKS
- a CDS encoding RsmB/NOP family class I SAM-dependent RNA methyltransferase — protein: MRLHRNLCFATVDGLLLIFNEGNYADKVVQQLLKRDKRWGSRDRGFVAETTYDIVRWKRLYAEIANVKEPFSRDDIWRLFAVWATLKGIKLPDWKYFENTPTRKIKGRFDELSKIRKIKESFPDWIDELAAKELGENLWNKEAAALNEQADVILRTNTLKTTKEKLKSELFDLDFDTEEIKGYPDALKLKERANVFTTDAFKKGWFEVQDASSQLVAEFLDVKSGMKVVDTCAGAGGKTLHIAALMENKGQVIAMDIYENKLRELKRRAKRAGAHNIEMRTIDSTKPIKKLYDKADRVLIDAPCSGLGVLRRNPDAKWKLEASFLDRIKNTQREILSSYSRMVKPGGKLVYATCSILPSENQEQVKHFLTSESGKDFTFVKEKKILSHESGFDGFYMALLERKTSN
- a CDS encoding RNA polymerase sigma factor, which produces MSETEFIEELRSKSEKAYSRLLDDFQQKVYATCISFVPNTEDAEDIAQDVFVEVFNAIHKFKGQSKLSTWIYKITTNKCLEFIRKKNTKKRFAFLQSITGNVIPMDMTNYFTEMNHPGVLLENKETSKTLFYAINQLPEAQRTVFTLHKIDGKSYNEISEIIDKSLSSVESLMFRSKKNLQKILENFYKNNI